A single region of the Phalacrocorax carbo chromosome 4, bPhaCar2.1, whole genome shotgun sequence genome encodes:
- the AUP1 gene encoding lipid droplet-regulating VLDL assembly factor AUP1 isoform X2: MEPPAAPGPERLFDSHRFPTDGFLLLALLLYAPVGLCLLVLRLFIGVHVFLVSCALPDSVLRRFIVRVMCSVLGLFVRQSDPRLRDVNVRVYIANHVTQFDHNVINLLTSCNTPALNGAPGFICWSRGFMELGVTGSRAELVDSLKVYSSHRGNPPLLLFPEEAATNGRAGLLRFSSWPFSILDVVQPVALQVQRPLITVLLAMELGVVSTRLTAADKTEHMKRLRHTSPLPFAPASSQSLAARPRMPSSLTGVAPEDVRITAMAQRVKEVLPHVPLEVIRIDLAQTNCVDTTIANLLEGRVPFFPESKEAGSDLSAPSTSQAAAASGIQGSVAVPSSKPATKQFAKSPVERHLSLQERKRALYDYARRRFAEKHGAARAGGSP, from the exons ATGGAGCCTCCTGCGGCCCCGGGCCCCGAGCGGCTCTTCGACTCGCACCG GTTTCCGACCGACGGGTTCCTGcttctggctctgctgctctATGCACCCGTGGGGCTCTGCCTGCTCGTCCTGCGCCTCTTCATCGGTGTACACGTCTTTCTggtcagctgtgccctgcctgaCAGCGTGCTGCGACG gtttaTCGTACGTGTGATGTGCTCAGTGCTGGGCTTATTTGTGCGGCAAAGTGATCCCCGGCTTCGTGATGTCAATGTGAGGGTGTATATCGCCAATCACGTGACACAATTCGATCACAATGTCATCAACCTTCTGACCTCATGTAATACG cctGCATTGAATGGTGCCCCTGGCTTCATTTGCTGGTCACGGGGATTCATGGAGCTGGGAGTAACAGGAAGCCGAGCAGAGCTGGTGGATTCCCTGAAGGTGTATTCGTCCCACAGAGGAAACCCACCACTGCTGCTGTTCCCGGAGGAGGCTGCCACCAATGGCCGGGCTGGCTTGCTCCGCTTCAG CTCTTGGCCGTTCTCAATCTTGGATGTGGTACAGCCAGTTGCCCTACAAGTTCAGAGGCCTTTGATCACTGTG CTCTTGGCCATGGAGCTGGGTGTGGTATCCACACGGCTCACTGCAGCAGATAAAACTGAACACATGAAGAGGCTGAGACACACATCGCCTCTCCCCTTTGCCCCAG CCTCAAGCCAGTCCCTGGCAGCCAGGCCCAGGATGCCTTCCAGCCTGACTGGTGTTGCTCCTGAAGATGTGCGGATCACGGCAATGGCTCAGCGGGTCAAGGAGGTGCTGCCTCACGTGCCTCTGGAGGTCATCAGGATAGACCTGG CCCAAACCAACTGTGTGGATACCACCATTGCCAACTTGCTGGAGGGGAGAGTACCCTTCTTCCCTGAAAGTAAAGAGGCTGGTAGTGACCTGTCTGCCCCGTCTAcctcccaggctgcagctgcttctggcATCCAGGGCTCCGTAGCTGTGCCTTCTTCCAAG CCAGCTACAAAGCAATTTGCAAAGTCCCCTGTGGAGCGGCATCTGTCCTTGCAGGAGCGGAAACGAGCATTGTACGACTATGCCAGGAG
- the HTRA2 gene encoding serine protease HTRA2, mitochondrial yields MAALARWVRVPLRPGAARWCRALCGAAEAPPAPPPPPSPPPPPPPPPPPSSAGGRALAAALGAGAAALLLLWAREGEGRRPALPALRAAVPAPPPPASPRAAFNFIADVVEKTAPALVYVEIVGRHPFSGRDVPISNGSGFLVSPDGLIVTNAHVVANRRRVRVKLASGEQYDAVVQDVDQVADIATIKIKPKHPLPTLPLGRSSEVRQGEFVVAMGSPFALQNTITSGIVSSAQRGSRELGLTTSDMEYIQTDAAIDFGNSGGPLVNLDGEVIGVNTMKVTSGISFAIPSDRLRKFLQKEEQRKSSWFGNTETKRRYIGVMMLTLTPSILAELKLRDPSFPDVSYGVLIHKVIIGSPAHQAGMKAGDVVLEINGQASRRAEDVYEAVRTQQSLALLVRRGYDTLLVSVVPEVTE; encoded by the exons ATGGCGGCGCTGGCGCGGTGGGTGAGGGTGCCGCTGCGGCCGGGCGCGGCGCGTTGGTGCCGGGCGCTGTGTGGGGCCGCCGaggcgcccccagccccgccgccgcctccttctcctcctcctcctcctcctcctcctcctcctccctcctccgcTGGGGGCCGGGCgctggcggcggcgctgggcgccggggcggcggcgctgctgctgctgtgggccCGGGAGGGCGAGGGCCGCCGGCCCGCGCTGCCCGCGCTGCGCGCTGCcgtgcccgccccgccgccgcccgcctcgCCCCGCGCCGCCTTCAACTTCATCGCCGACGTGGTGGAGAAGACGGCGCCCGCGCTGGTCTACGTGGAGATCGTGGGCAG GCATCCCTTTTCAGGACGTGACGTGCCCATCTCTAATGGCTCGGGTTTCCTGGTGTCTCCGGACGGGCTCATTGTGACCAACGCGCACGTGGTGGCGAACCGACGGCGCGTGCGGGTGAAGCTGGCCAGTGGCGAGCAGTACGATGCTGTGGTGCAGGATGTGGACCAGGTTGCAGACATTGCTACCATCAAGATCAAGCCTAAG CACCCGCTGCCCACCCTACCCCTTGGACGCTCCTCTGAGGTGCGGCAGGGAGagttcgtggtggccatgggCAGCCCCTTTGCCCTGCAGAACACCATCACCTCCGGCATTGTCAGCTCTGCCCAGCGGGGCAGCCGGGAGCTGGGCCTGACCACCTCTGACATGGAGTACATCCAGACCGATGCTGCTATCGAT tttGGGAACTCCGGGGGCCCCCTTGTCAACTTG GATGGCGAAGTGATTGGGGTGAACACTATGAAGGTGACATCAGGCATATCTTTTGCCATCCCCTCAGACCGGCTGCGGAAGTTCCTGCAAAAGGAGGAGCAGCGCAAAA GCTCTTGGTTTGGCAATACAGAGACAAAGCGCCGTTACATAGGGGTGATGATGCTGACTCTTACACCCAG catcCTGGCTGAGCTGAAGCTGCGTGACCCCAGCTTCCCCGATGTCTCCTATGGAGTGCTAATCCACAAGGTGATCATCGGCTCCCCGGCCCATCA GGCAGGGATGAAGGCAGGTGACGTCGTGCTGGAGATCAACGGGCAGGCATCGCGCCGCGCGGAGGACGTGTACGAGGCAGTACGGACGCAGCAGAGCCTGGCCTTGCTGGTGCGGCGTGGCTATGACACTTTGCTGGTGAGCGTCGTCCCCGAGGTCACGGAGTAG
- the AUP1 gene encoding lipid droplet-regulating VLDL assembly factor AUP1 isoform X3 — protein MEPPAAPGPERLFDSHRFPTDGFLLLALLLYAPVGLCLLVLRLFIGVHVFLVSCALPDSVLRRFIVRVMCSVLGLFVRQSDPRLRDVNVRVYIANHVTQFDHNVINLLTSCNTPALNGAPGFICWSRGFMELGVTGSRAELVDSLKVYSSHRGNPPLLLFPEEAATNGRAGLLRFSSWPFSILDVVQPVALQVQRPLITVSVADSSWITELLWTFFVPFTVYQVRWMPSVPRRAEELSEDFALRVQELLAMELGVVSTRLTAADKTEHMKRLRHTSPLPFAPASSQSLAARPRMPSSLTGVAPEDVRITAMAQRVKEVLPHVPLEVIRIDLAQTNCVDTTIANLLEGRVPFFPESKEAGSDLSAPSTSQAAAASGIQGSVAVPSSKPATKQFAKSPVERHLSLQERKRALYDYARRRFAEKHGAARAGGSP, from the exons ATGGAGCCTCCTGCGGCCCCGGGCCCCGAGCGGCTCTTCGACTCGCACCG GTTTCCGACCGACGGGTTCCTGcttctggctctgctgctctATGCACCCGTGGGGCTCTGCCTGCTCGTCCTGCGCCTCTTCATCGGTGTACACGTCTTTCTggtcagctgtgccctgcctgaCAGCGTGCTGCGACG gtttaTCGTACGTGTGATGTGCTCAGTGCTGGGCTTATTTGTGCGGCAAAGTGATCCCCGGCTTCGTGATGTCAATGTGAGGGTGTATATCGCCAATCACGTGACACAATTCGATCACAATGTCATCAACCTTCTGACCTCATGTAATACG cctGCATTGAATGGTGCCCCTGGCTTCATTTGCTGGTCACGGGGATTCATGGAGCTGGGAGTAACAGGAAGCCGAGCAGAGCTGGTGGATTCCCTGAAGGTGTATTCGTCCCACAGAGGAAACCCACCACTGCTGCTGTTCCCGGAGGAGGCTGCCACCAATGGCCGGGCTGGCTTGCTCCGCTTCAG CTCTTGGCCGTTCTCAATCTTGGATGTGGTACAGCCAGTTGCCCTACAAGTTCAGAGGCCTTTGATCACTGTG AGCGTGGCTGACTCCTCCTGGATTACAGAGCTGCTCTGGACCTTCTTTGTTCCCTTCACAGTTTATCAAGTAAG GTGGATGCCGTCTGTCCCCAGACGAGCTGAAGAGCTGAGTGAGGATTTTGCGCTCCGAGTTCAGGAG CTCTTGGCCATGGAGCTGGGTGTGGTATCCACACGGCTCACTGCAGCAGATAAAACTGAACACATGAAGAGGCTGAGACACACATCGCCTCTCCCCTTTGCCCCAG CCTCAAGCCAGTCCCTGGCAGCCAGGCCCAGGATGCCTTCCAGCCTGACTGGTGTTGCTCCTGAAGATGTGCGGATCACGGCAATGGCTCAGCGGGTCAAGGAGGTGCTGCCTCACGTGCCTCTGGAGGTCATCAGGATAGACCTGG CCCAAACCAACTGTGTGGATACCACCATTGCCAACTTGCTGGAGGGGAGAGTACCCTTCTTCCCTGAAAGTAAAGAGGCTGGTAGTGACCTGTCTGCCCCGTCTAcctcccaggctgcagctgcttctggcATCCAGGGCTCCGTAGCTGTGCCTTCTTCCAAG CCAGCTACAAAGCAATTTGCAAAGTCCCCTGTGGAGCGGCATCTGTCCTTGCAGGAGCGGAAACGAGCATTGTACGACTATGCCAGGAG
- the AUP1 gene encoding lipid droplet-regulating VLDL assembly factor AUP1 isoform X1 — MEPPAAPGPERLFDSHRFPTDGFLLLALLLYAPVGLCLLVLRLFIGVHVFLVSCALPDSVLRRFIVRVMCSVLGLFVRQSDPRLRDVNVRVYIANHVTQFDHNVINLLTSCNTPALNGAPGFICWSRGFMELGVTGSRAELVDSLKVYSSHRGNPPLLLFPEEAATNGRAGLLRFSSWPFSILDVVQPVALQVQRPLITVSVADSSWITELLWTFFVPFTVYQLLAMELGVVSTRLTAADKTEHMKRLRHTSPLPFAPASSQSLAARPRMPSSLTGVAPEDVRITAMAQRVKEVLPHVPLEVIRIDLAQTNCVDTTIANLLEGRVPFFPESKEAGSDLSAPSTSQAAAASGIQGSVAVPSSKPATKQFAKSPVERHLSLQERKRALYDYARRRFAEKHGAARAGGSP, encoded by the exons ATGGAGCCTCCTGCGGCCCCGGGCCCCGAGCGGCTCTTCGACTCGCACCG GTTTCCGACCGACGGGTTCCTGcttctggctctgctgctctATGCACCCGTGGGGCTCTGCCTGCTCGTCCTGCGCCTCTTCATCGGTGTACACGTCTTTCTggtcagctgtgccctgcctgaCAGCGTGCTGCGACG gtttaTCGTACGTGTGATGTGCTCAGTGCTGGGCTTATTTGTGCGGCAAAGTGATCCCCGGCTTCGTGATGTCAATGTGAGGGTGTATATCGCCAATCACGTGACACAATTCGATCACAATGTCATCAACCTTCTGACCTCATGTAATACG cctGCATTGAATGGTGCCCCTGGCTTCATTTGCTGGTCACGGGGATTCATGGAGCTGGGAGTAACAGGAAGCCGAGCAGAGCTGGTGGATTCCCTGAAGGTGTATTCGTCCCACAGAGGAAACCCACCACTGCTGCTGTTCCCGGAGGAGGCTGCCACCAATGGCCGGGCTGGCTTGCTCCGCTTCAG CTCTTGGCCGTTCTCAATCTTGGATGTGGTACAGCCAGTTGCCCTACAAGTTCAGAGGCCTTTGATCACTGTG AGCGTGGCTGACTCCTCCTGGATTACAGAGCTGCTCTGGACCTTCTTTGTTCCCTTCACAGTTTATCAA CTCTTGGCCATGGAGCTGGGTGTGGTATCCACACGGCTCACTGCAGCAGATAAAACTGAACACATGAAGAGGCTGAGACACACATCGCCTCTCCCCTTTGCCCCAG CCTCAAGCCAGTCCCTGGCAGCCAGGCCCAGGATGCCTTCCAGCCTGACTGGTGTTGCTCCTGAAGATGTGCGGATCACGGCAATGGCTCAGCGGGTCAAGGAGGTGCTGCCTCACGTGCCTCTGGAGGTCATCAGGATAGACCTGG CCCAAACCAACTGTGTGGATACCACCATTGCCAACTTGCTGGAGGGGAGAGTACCCTTCTTCCCTGAAAGTAAAGAGGCTGGTAGTGACCTGTCTGCCCCGTCTAcctcccaggctgcagctgcttctggcATCCAGGGCTCCGTAGCTGTGCCTTCTTCCAAG CCAGCTACAAAGCAATTTGCAAAGTCCCCTGTGGAGCGGCATCTGTCCTTGCAGGAGCGGAAACGAGCATTGTACGACTATGCCAGGAG